The following proteins are encoded in a genomic region of Neomonachus schauinslandi chromosome 7, ASM220157v2, whole genome shotgun sequence:
- the C7H5orf49 gene encoding uncharacterized protein C5orf49 homolog → MEDDEEEELTAATLRGKPRPPPLSALSAFSYIPPRRLDPKEHSYYYRQAKTGVISLYDCVFNKSPGYDQKLHRDDREHAKSLGLHVNEEERQRPVGVLMSSVYGRRIHQPVEPLNRDHGRANHMKADFYRKNDIPSVKTPGFGHVSPA, encoded by the exons ATGGAGGACGACGAAGAGGAGGAGCTCACCGCCGCCACGCTGCGGGGCAAGCCCCGGCCGCCGCCCCTCTCGGCGCTGTCCGCCTTCAGCTACATCCCGCCGCGGCGCCTGGACCCCAAGGAGCACAGCTATTATTACCGCCAGGCCAAG ACAGGAGTCATTTCCCTGTACGACTGTGTTTTTAACAAGAGCCCAGGCTACGACCAGAAACTGCACCGAGACGACAGAGAACATGCAAAAAGCCTGGGACTTCATGTGAACGAGGAG GAGCGTCAGCGGCCTGTGGGAGTGCTGATGTCCTCGGTCTATGGGAGGCGCATACACCAGCCCGTGGAGCCCCTGAACCGGGACCACGGCCGAGCCAACCACATGAAGGCTGACTTCTACAGGAAGAACGACATCCCCAGCGTCAAGACGCCTGGCTTTGGGCACGTTTCTCCAGCCTGA